The Macrobrachium nipponense isolate FS-2020 chromosome 1, ASM1510439v2, whole genome shotgun sequence genome includes a window with the following:
- the LOC135219974 gene encoding sialin-like isoform X2, whose product MNEKSLQKRWYLYKRSIHSRRGGSFVNRVDTMGFLTVDKMAEATACIPARVVLTLMTFFGCINLYMVRVNLSVCIVAMVRSTTNYSRMGEDTNPECDFNSSGLMANKSMLTMNSSKEAVSIPSNEPDILAAPHEMIIGGRLAEKFGTKIIFGICILSGGISAVLTPMAARAHFGLVMALRLLQGIMQGMAWPSLHVLIVRWIPPLERGKFIAFVYNASAIGTTVTLPLCGAIIDAFGWPAAFYLSGFLSFSWLLWWVFFMFDFPSKHPRISPEEREFVETSNRDSGTSDALPPSVPFRRIATSMPVWANIVCDIGNSFGFSLCITHIPTYMQNILGFSIKENGALSSAPFMSRYLGGILASSLSDWMLKRGLISVISNRRVFSAIAMFGPALMVIGVAHSGCNATSAVVLLCLTMFFNGAISTSLFINHCDIAPNFSGTLMGVTNTGASIMASFAPTIAGIFTNNQQTISQWQKLFWLCVPIYVLPEIFFLIFVSGSVQDWNYANVSQSETEINVSDTRVDDKGLDNVQMDEKRIMNVQRGEEGLDNVQMDKNSIMNVQRDDKGLENVQMNGKSIMNVQRDDKDLENVQMDEISVNNVQIDEQSLNNVQTDDDMVSGCNGQRDELFYRNVIYIYLIF is encoded by the exons atgaatgagaaaagtttacagaaaaggtggtatttatacaagagatccatccacag TCGCAGAGGAGGCAGCTTTGTCAACAGAGTCGACACAATGGGATTCCTGACTGTTGACAAGATGGCCGAGGCCACAG CATGTATTCCGGCCAGGGTGGTCCTGACCTTAATGACCTTTTTCGGGTGCATCAACCTCTACATGGTACGGGTCAACCTGTCCGTGTGCATTGTTGCCATGGTGCGGTCGACTACCAATTACTCGCGGATGGGGGAAGACACGAACCCTGAATGTGATTTCAATAGCTCCGGGTTGATGG CCAACAAAAGTATGCTGACAATGAATAGCAGTAAGGAGGCTGTTTCAATACCCAGCAACGAACCAGACATACTGGCTGCCCCACATGAAATg ATCATAGGTGGGCGCTTGGCTGAAAAATTCGGCACAAAGATCATCTTTGGGATTTGCATTCTCTCCGGGGGAATTTCGGCCGTGCTGACACCAATGGCTGCAAGAGCCCATTTTGGACTGGTCATGGCTTTGAGACTTCTCCAGGGAATCATGCAA GGCATGGCCTGGCCATCTCTCCACGTGTTGATCGTAAGATGGATTCCGCCACTGGAACGTGGGAAATTCATCGCTTTTGTTTACAATG CATCGGCCATCGGCACAACGGTGACCCTGCCGCTCTGCGGCGCCATCATAGATGCCTTCGGGTGGCCAGCCGCCTTCTACCTGTCAGGATTCTTGTCCTTCTCCTGGCTCCTGTGGTGGGTCTTCTTCATGTTCGACTTTCCGTCCAAGCATCccag GATCAGCCCAGAGGAGAGGGAATTCGTGGAGACCTCCAACCGCGATTCGGGGACTTCAGACGCCCTCCCTCCGTCGGTGCCCTTCCGGAGGATAGCGACCAGCATGCCCGTGTGGGCCAACATCGTCTGCGACATAGGGAACTCCTTTGGCTTCTCCCTCTGCATAACCCACATCCCAACCTACATGCAGAACATCTTGGGCTTCTCAATCAAGGAG AACGGGGCGCTGTCTTCAGCACCGTTCATGAGCAGATACCTAGGAGGGATTCTGGCCAGTTCTCTGTCAGACTGGATGCTCAAGAGAGGACTCATCTCTGTCATCAGTAACCGCAGGGTTTTCAGTGCAATTG CGATGTTCGGCCCTGCCCTGATGGTGATCGGAGTGGCCCACTCCGGCTGTAATGCCACTTCAGCCGTTGTTCTTCTGTGCTTGACGATGTTCTTCAACGGTGCCATTTCGACCAGTCTCTTCATTAACCACTGTGACATCGCCCCGAATTTCTCTG GTACTTTAATGGGAGTTACAAACACAGGTGCCAGTATCATGGCTTCCTTTGCCCCGACTATTGCTGGTATCTTCACTAATAACCAG caaACGATATCTCAGTGGCAAAAGCTCTTCTGGCTTTGCGTCCCAATATACGTTCTGCCCGAGATCTTCTTCTTGATCTTCGTGTCAGGTTCGGTTCAGGACTGGAACTACGCCAATGTGTCTCAGTCTGAGACTGAAATCAATGTCAGTGACACTCGCGTGGATGACAAAGGCCTGGACAATGTTCAGATGGATGAGAAAAGGATAATGAATGTTCAGAGGGGAGAAGAAGGCCTGGACAATGTTCAGATGGATAAGAATAGTATAATGAATGTTCAGAGGGATGACAAAGGCCTGGAAAATGTTCAGATGAATGGGAAAAGTATAATGAATGTTCAGAGGGATGACAAAGACCTGGAAAATGTTCAGATGGATGAGATAAGTGTTAATAATGTTCAGATAGATGAGCAAAGTCTGAACAATGTTCAAACGGATGATGACATGGTGTCAGGCTGTAACGGCCAGAGGGATGAACTGTTTTATAGAAatgtaatttacatttacttaattttttaa
- the LOC135219974 gene encoding sialin-like isoform X1 has product MNEKSLQKRWYLYKRSIHSRRGGSFVNRVDTMGFLTVDKMAEATACIPARVVLTLMTFFGCINLYMVRVNLSVCIVAMVRSTTNYSRMGEDTNPECDFNSSGLMANKSMLTMNSSKEAVSIPSNEPDILAAPHEMGDQVDWDEATQGMILGSFFYGYTLTQIIGGRLAEKFGTKIIFGICILSGGISAVLTPMAARAHFGLVMALRLLQGIMQGMAWPSLHVLIVRWIPPLERGKFIAFVYNASAIGTTVTLPLCGAIIDAFGWPAAFYLSGFLSFSWLLWWVFFMFDFPSKHPRISPEEREFVETSNRDSGTSDALPPSVPFRRIATSMPVWANIVCDIGNSFGFSLCITHIPTYMQNILGFSIKENGALSSAPFMSRYLGGILASSLSDWMLKRGLISVISNRRVFSAIAMFGPALMVIGVAHSGCNATSAVVLLCLTMFFNGAISTSLFINHCDIAPNFSGTLMGVTNTGASIMASFAPTIAGIFTNNQQTISQWQKLFWLCVPIYVLPEIFFLIFVSGSVQDWNYANVSQSETEINVSDTRVDDKGLDNVQMDEKRIMNVQRGEEGLDNVQMDKNSIMNVQRDDKGLENVQMNGKSIMNVQRDDKDLENVQMDEISVNNVQIDEQSLNNVQTDDDMVSGCNGQRDELFYRNVIYIYLIF; this is encoded by the exons atgaatgagaaaagtttacagaaaaggtggtatttatacaagagatccatccacag TCGCAGAGGAGGCAGCTTTGTCAACAGAGTCGACACAATGGGATTCCTGACTGTTGACAAGATGGCCGAGGCCACAG CATGTATTCCGGCCAGGGTGGTCCTGACCTTAATGACCTTTTTCGGGTGCATCAACCTCTACATGGTACGGGTCAACCTGTCCGTGTGCATTGTTGCCATGGTGCGGTCGACTACCAATTACTCGCGGATGGGGGAAGACACGAACCCTGAATGTGATTTCAATAGCTCCGGGTTGATGG CCAACAAAAGTATGCTGACAATGAATAGCAGTAAGGAGGCTGTTTCAATACCCAGCAACGAACCAGACATACTGGCTGCCCCACATGAAATg GGAGACCAGGTGGACTGGGATGAAGCAACGCAGGGCATGATTCTTGGCAGTTTCTTCTACGGGTACACTCTGACACAG ATCATAGGTGGGCGCTTGGCTGAAAAATTCGGCACAAAGATCATCTTTGGGATTTGCATTCTCTCCGGGGGAATTTCGGCCGTGCTGACACCAATGGCTGCAAGAGCCCATTTTGGACTGGTCATGGCTTTGAGACTTCTCCAGGGAATCATGCAA GGCATGGCCTGGCCATCTCTCCACGTGTTGATCGTAAGATGGATTCCGCCACTGGAACGTGGGAAATTCATCGCTTTTGTTTACAATG CATCGGCCATCGGCACAACGGTGACCCTGCCGCTCTGCGGCGCCATCATAGATGCCTTCGGGTGGCCAGCCGCCTTCTACCTGTCAGGATTCTTGTCCTTCTCCTGGCTCCTGTGGTGGGTCTTCTTCATGTTCGACTTTCCGTCCAAGCATCccag GATCAGCCCAGAGGAGAGGGAATTCGTGGAGACCTCCAACCGCGATTCGGGGACTTCAGACGCCCTCCCTCCGTCGGTGCCCTTCCGGAGGATAGCGACCAGCATGCCCGTGTGGGCCAACATCGTCTGCGACATAGGGAACTCCTTTGGCTTCTCCCTCTGCATAACCCACATCCCAACCTACATGCAGAACATCTTGGGCTTCTCAATCAAGGAG AACGGGGCGCTGTCTTCAGCACCGTTCATGAGCAGATACCTAGGAGGGATTCTGGCCAGTTCTCTGTCAGACTGGATGCTCAAGAGAGGACTCATCTCTGTCATCAGTAACCGCAGGGTTTTCAGTGCAATTG CGATGTTCGGCCCTGCCCTGATGGTGATCGGAGTGGCCCACTCCGGCTGTAATGCCACTTCAGCCGTTGTTCTTCTGTGCTTGACGATGTTCTTCAACGGTGCCATTTCGACCAGTCTCTTCATTAACCACTGTGACATCGCCCCGAATTTCTCTG GTACTTTAATGGGAGTTACAAACACAGGTGCCAGTATCATGGCTTCCTTTGCCCCGACTATTGCTGGTATCTTCACTAATAACCAG caaACGATATCTCAGTGGCAAAAGCTCTTCTGGCTTTGCGTCCCAATATACGTTCTGCCCGAGATCTTCTTCTTGATCTTCGTGTCAGGTTCGGTTCAGGACTGGAACTACGCCAATGTGTCTCAGTCTGAGACTGAAATCAATGTCAGTGACACTCGCGTGGATGACAAAGGCCTGGACAATGTTCAGATGGATGAGAAAAGGATAATGAATGTTCAGAGGGGAGAAGAAGGCCTGGACAATGTTCAGATGGATAAGAATAGTATAATGAATGTTCAGAGGGATGACAAAGGCCTGGAAAATGTTCAGATGAATGGGAAAAGTATAATGAATGTTCAGAGGGATGACAAAGACCTGGAAAATGTTCAGATGGATGAGATAAGTGTTAATAATGTTCAGATAGATGAGCAAAGTCTGAACAATGTTCAAACGGATGATGACATGGTGTCAGGCTGTAACGGCCAGAGGGATGAACTGTTTTATAGAAatgtaatttacatttacttaattttttaa
- the LOC135219974 gene encoding sialin-like isoform X3, with protein sequence MGFLTVDKMAEATACIPARVVLTLMTFFGCINLYMVRVNLSVCIVAMVRSTTNYSRMGEDTNPECDFNSSGLMANKSMLTMNSSKEAVSIPSNEPDILAAPHEMGDQVDWDEATQGMILGSFFYGYTLTQIIGGRLAEKFGTKIIFGICILSGGISAVLTPMAARAHFGLVMALRLLQGIMQGMAWPSLHVLIVRWIPPLERGKFIAFVYNASAIGTTVTLPLCGAIIDAFGWPAAFYLSGFLSFSWLLWWVFFMFDFPSKHPRISPEEREFVETSNRDSGTSDALPPSVPFRRIATSMPVWANIVCDIGNSFGFSLCITHIPTYMQNILGFSIKENGALSSAPFMSRYLGGILASSLSDWMLKRGLISVISNRRVFSAIAMFGPALMVIGVAHSGCNATSAVVLLCLTMFFNGAISTSLFINHCDIAPNFSGTLMGVTNTGASIMASFAPTIAGIFTNNQQTISQWQKLFWLCVPIYVLPEIFFLIFVSGSVQDWNYANVSQSETEINVSDTRVDDKGLDNVQMDEKRIMNVQRGEEGLDNVQMDKNSIMNVQRDDKGLENVQMNGKSIMNVQRDDKDLENVQMDEISVNNVQIDEQSLNNVQTDDDMVSGCNGQRDELFYRNVIYIYLIF encoded by the exons ATGGGATTCCTGACTGTTGACAAGATGGCCGAGGCCACAG CATGTATTCCGGCCAGGGTGGTCCTGACCTTAATGACCTTTTTCGGGTGCATCAACCTCTACATGGTACGGGTCAACCTGTCCGTGTGCATTGTTGCCATGGTGCGGTCGACTACCAATTACTCGCGGATGGGGGAAGACACGAACCCTGAATGTGATTTCAATAGCTCCGGGTTGATGG CCAACAAAAGTATGCTGACAATGAATAGCAGTAAGGAGGCTGTTTCAATACCCAGCAACGAACCAGACATACTGGCTGCCCCACATGAAATg GGAGACCAGGTGGACTGGGATGAAGCAACGCAGGGCATGATTCTTGGCAGTTTCTTCTACGGGTACACTCTGACACAG ATCATAGGTGGGCGCTTGGCTGAAAAATTCGGCACAAAGATCATCTTTGGGATTTGCATTCTCTCCGGGGGAATTTCGGCCGTGCTGACACCAATGGCTGCAAGAGCCCATTTTGGACTGGTCATGGCTTTGAGACTTCTCCAGGGAATCATGCAA GGCATGGCCTGGCCATCTCTCCACGTGTTGATCGTAAGATGGATTCCGCCACTGGAACGTGGGAAATTCATCGCTTTTGTTTACAATG CATCGGCCATCGGCACAACGGTGACCCTGCCGCTCTGCGGCGCCATCATAGATGCCTTCGGGTGGCCAGCCGCCTTCTACCTGTCAGGATTCTTGTCCTTCTCCTGGCTCCTGTGGTGGGTCTTCTTCATGTTCGACTTTCCGTCCAAGCATCccag GATCAGCCCAGAGGAGAGGGAATTCGTGGAGACCTCCAACCGCGATTCGGGGACTTCAGACGCCCTCCCTCCGTCGGTGCCCTTCCGGAGGATAGCGACCAGCATGCCCGTGTGGGCCAACATCGTCTGCGACATAGGGAACTCCTTTGGCTTCTCCCTCTGCATAACCCACATCCCAACCTACATGCAGAACATCTTGGGCTTCTCAATCAAGGAG AACGGGGCGCTGTCTTCAGCACCGTTCATGAGCAGATACCTAGGAGGGATTCTGGCCAGTTCTCTGTCAGACTGGATGCTCAAGAGAGGACTCATCTCTGTCATCAGTAACCGCAGGGTTTTCAGTGCAATTG CGATGTTCGGCCCTGCCCTGATGGTGATCGGAGTGGCCCACTCCGGCTGTAATGCCACTTCAGCCGTTGTTCTTCTGTGCTTGACGATGTTCTTCAACGGTGCCATTTCGACCAGTCTCTTCATTAACCACTGTGACATCGCCCCGAATTTCTCTG GTACTTTAATGGGAGTTACAAACACAGGTGCCAGTATCATGGCTTCCTTTGCCCCGACTATTGCTGGTATCTTCACTAATAACCAG caaACGATATCTCAGTGGCAAAAGCTCTTCTGGCTTTGCGTCCCAATATACGTTCTGCCCGAGATCTTCTTCTTGATCTTCGTGTCAGGTTCGGTTCAGGACTGGAACTACGCCAATGTGTCTCAGTCTGAGACTGAAATCAATGTCAGTGACACTCGCGTGGATGACAAAGGCCTGGACAATGTTCAGATGGATGAGAAAAGGATAATGAATGTTCAGAGGGGAGAAGAAGGCCTGGACAATGTTCAGATGGATAAGAATAGTATAATGAATGTTCAGAGGGATGACAAAGGCCTGGAAAATGTTCAGATGAATGGGAAAAGTATAATGAATGTTCAGAGGGATGACAAAGACCTGGAAAATGTTCAGATGGATGAGATAAGTGTTAATAATGTTCAGATAGATGAGCAAAGTCTGAACAATGTTCAAACGGATGATGACATGGTGTCAGGCTGTAACGGCCAGAGGGATGAACTGTTTTATAGAAatgtaatttacatttacttaattttttaa